The following proteins come from a genomic window of Leptospira bandrabouensis:
- the carA gene encoding glutamine-hydrolyzing carbamoyl-phosphate synthase small subunit has protein sequence MQAFLVLANGTVMKGRSFGANKNSIGEVVFNTSMAGYQEIITDPSYKGQLVTLTYPMIGNYGINPDDMESDKIQASGLIVKEYVKRPSNFQSKETLSDFLIRFGIPAIEGIDTRKLTRIIRNSGAMSCGIFISETYNDSFLEAVKNAPTMEGQDLAQVVTCEKPYVFGAHSPSKFKLAVYDFGVKRNILKLLDAAGFNVHVFPAKTKAEDLLKEGFDAFFLSNGPGDPAPLDYAISSAKAIMDAKKPLFGICLGHQIIGLALGKKTAKLKFGHRGGNHPVRNEETGKIEITSQNHGFHVLGESTSEMPITRINLFDHTVAGLKTKGLPVMAVQYHPEACPGPHDSAYHFQEFYTMVESSKS, from the coding sequence ATGCAGGCTTTTTTGGTTTTAGCAAACGGAACGGTCATGAAGGGCCGATCTTTCGGTGCAAATAAGAATTCGATTGGTGAGGTAGTCTTTAACACCTCTATGGCGGGATATCAGGAAATCATTACTGATCCTTCTTACAAAGGCCAACTCGTGACACTCACTTACCCTATGATTGGGAATTACGGTATCAATCCAGACGACATGGAATCAGATAAGATCCAGGCATCTGGACTCATCGTCAAAGAATATGTCAAACGACCTTCTAACTTTCAATCGAAAGAAACTTTAAGCGATTTTTTAATCCGATTCGGTATCCCTGCCATAGAAGGTATCGATACTCGCAAGCTAACTCGCATCATACGAAACTCAGGTGCCATGTCTTGTGGGATTTTTATTAGCGAAACTTACAATGATTCTTTTCTTGAAGCAGTCAAAAATGCCCCTACTATGGAAGGCCAAGACCTAGCACAAGTAGTCACTTGTGAGAAACCATATGTATTTGGAGCACATTCTCCAAGTAAGTTTAAACTTGCTGTATATGATTTTGGGGTCAAACGCAACATTTTAAAACTTTTGGATGCAGCTGGATTCAATGTTCATGTTTTCCCTGCCAAAACCAAAGCCGAAGATTTATTAAAAGAAGGATTTGATGCTTTTTTCCTTTCCAATGGTCCTGGAGATCCAGCTCCCTTGGATTATGCGATTTCCTCAGCAAAAGCCATTATGGATGCCAAAAAACCTCTGTTTGGGATTTGTTTAGGCCACCAAATCATTGGATTGGCTTTAGGCAAAAAGACCGCCAAACTCAAGTTTGGTCATAGAGGTGGAAACCATCCGGTCAGAAACGAAGAAACTGGCAAAATTGAAATCACTTCCCAAAACCACGGATTTCATGTACTCGGTGAGTCCACAAGTGAGATGCCAATCACTAGGATCAATTTGTTCGATCATACAGTTGCCGGCCTAAAAACCAAAGGCCTTCCCGTGATGGCAGTCCAATACCATCCAGAAGCCTGTCCAGGTCCTCATGATTCCGCTTATCATTTTCAAGAATTTTATACTATGGTAGAATCTAGCAAATCGTAA
- a CDS encoding cyclic nucleotide-binding domain-containing protein, protein MQLPLWKSILKRDENPITEISHFLRETAIFEGMSRRTLREVARLIHKRKYYAGETIFYQGQAGTGVYLILQGKVEIFSEREGVTLKLAELEKGAFFGELALFQDFPRSATAVALVDSILLGFFQPELKTLLETKPRVGNDLLLSFASIIADRLRKTNDTLEAAYFKSKKNKTK, encoded by the coding sequence ATGCAACTTCCCCTTTGGAAATCCATTCTCAAACGTGACGAAAATCCGATTACCGAAATTTCACATTTTTTACGTGAAACCGCTATCTTTGAAGGAATGTCTCGCAGGACATTACGAGAAGTAGCAAGACTCATTCACAAGCGGAAGTATTATGCTGGTGAAACCATTTTTTACCAAGGCCAAGCTGGAACAGGAGTGTATCTTATCTTACAAGGAAAGGTGGAAATTTTCTCAGAAAGAGAAGGTGTTACCTTAAAGCTCGCCGAACTGGAAAAAGGCGCTTTTTTTGGAGAACTTGCCTTATTCCAAGATTTTCCAAGATCTGCGACTGCCGTGGCTCTTGTTGATTCTATTTTACTTGGTTTTTTTCAACCTGAACTAAAAACACTATTGGAAACGAAACCAAGGGTAGGAAACGATCTACTATTAAGTTTTGCATCCATCATCGCCGACAGGCTTCGCAAAACAAACGATACACTCGAAGCTGCTTACTTCAAAAGTAAAAAAAATAAAACCAAATGA
- a CDS encoding porin OmpL1: MLKSLRFGMMGFLLLCLAGSLSAQSGPRSYLMIGLGMQFDLAQLGGTITKDGLDSRLPVTNSSGALTGGQQKAIYAENTLLSLKRSTGGVIGGKNSGAMTGGNINVGYEKEGIFGLNNLFFRINANYTTKIAGGDTTSTVMGYKWLDQEWNYTAVTVPTYIGVKLYNAANDTAVYIGGGVNYFKGMWNVSGTINAPGLELMTAGLGSNGSPLLGRGGALLGDVPSPGVAKENAKFGASGFGFNWIVGAQTKVTDKGHLFFELETILSAGMGVAGVTSVGGASALAPWAAYPVVVGGQTYRVGYKIEI, from the coding sequence ATGCTTAAATCTCTTCGCTTTGGAATGATGGGGTTCTTACTTTTGTGCTTAGCTGGCAGCTTAAGCGCACAATCCGGTCCTCGTTCGTATCTTATGATCGGTCTAGGTATGCAATTTGACCTAGCACAACTCGGCGGAACCATCACAAAAGATGGTCTCGATTCTCGCCTTCCAGTAACTAACAGCTCTGGCGCTTTGACTGGTGGACAACAAAAAGCTATTTATGCAGAAAACACTTTGCTCAGCTTAAAAAGATCTACTGGTGGAGTGATTGGTGGAAAAAACAGCGGAGCGATGACTGGTGGTAACATTAACGTAGGTTACGAAAAAGAAGGGATCTTTGGACTCAACAATCTCTTTTTCCGTATCAATGCAAACTATACTACTAAAATTGCAGGTGGTGATACTACTTCTACTGTGATGGGTTACAAATGGTTAGACCAAGAGTGGAATTATACTGCGGTAACAGTTCCTACTTACATTGGTGTTAAGTTATACAATGCAGCTAACGATACAGCTGTTTACATCGGTGGTGGTGTGAACTACTTTAAAGGTATGTGGAACGTTTCAGGAACTATCAACGCTCCTGGTTTAGAGTTAATGACTGCTGGACTAGGTTCTAATGGTTCTCCACTACTTGGTCGTGGGGGCGCTCTTTTGGGTGATGTTCCAAGTCCAGGTGTTGCAAAAGAAAATGCAAAATTTGGTGCTAGTGGATTCGGTTTCAACTGGATCGTAGGAGCGCAAACAAAAGTGACTGATAAAGGTCACCTTTTCTTCGAATTGGAAACTATCCTTTCTGCAGGAATGGGTGTTGCGGGTGTAACATCTGTTGGTGGTGCTAGTGCACTTGCTCCTTGGGCAGCTTACCCAGTAGTAGTGGGTGGACAAACTTACCGTGTAGGTTACAAAATCGAGATTTAA
- a CDS encoding MBOAT family O-acyltransferase: protein MLFNSLPFLFHFLLFYAIYYFVSDRIRKFLLLAFGIYFYSKWNVNATFLLLFSVTFNFGLARFLSQLSGKKRKVLFVFAISSNLLYLGVFKYFIFVWDLYSDLRISVGLSELVWKPEILLPIGISFYTFHNISYLIEVYDKRIFPCKNFFTFAIYDLFFPLLLLGPIERPGNLIPQIESKQTITKEKIWNGVSLFMWGVFIKSTIADPFSRYVETHAQSFHSLELGILWIVAPVIAFQVYADFFGYSLCAMGLAEMMGFQLMNNFKRPFFSSNPSEFWSKWHISLSTWLRDYVYIKLGGNRHGFLRENLNLMIVWFLAGIWHGAGYGFLIWGVYLGLCLVFYRSLKHYGFVKETSHIQSILGIFFTFYSFSLGLLLFRIQSPKETKLILENLTHFPKISSIPLMILMTILPLLVFDLWQEWKKTDRPDFFISSKPFSFLVVFFFLFLWFSLFSPFGKQDFFYFQF, encoded by the coding sequence GTGTTATTTAACTCTCTTCCTTTTCTCTTTCATTTTCTTTTATTCTACGCTATTTATTATTTTGTTTCCGATCGAATTCGGAAATTTCTTCTTTTGGCTTTCGGAATCTATTTTTATTCTAAGTGGAATGTAAACGCTACATTTCTTTTGCTGTTTTCTGTGACTTTTAACTTTGGTTTGGCAAGGTTTTTGTCACAACTCTCCGGGAAAAAGAGGAAAGTCCTTTTCGTATTCGCAATTTCTTCTAACTTATTATATCTTGGGGTGTTTAAATATTTTATTTTTGTTTGGGATTTGTATTCTGATCTAAGGATAAGTGTTGGTTTGAGTGAGTTAGTATGGAAACCAGAAATTTTATTACCCATAGGCATTTCTTTTTATACATTTCATAATATTAGTTATTTAATTGAAGTGTATGATAAAAGAATCTTTCCTTGTAAGAATTTTTTTACCTTTGCTATTTATGATTTGTTTTTCCCATTATTGTTACTTGGGCCAATTGAAAGACCTGGGAATCTTATCCCACAAATAGAATCGAAACAAACCATTACAAAAGAAAAAATTTGGAATGGCGTATCTTTGTTTATGTGGGGAGTTTTTATAAAATCAACCATTGCGGATCCCTTTTCCCGGTATGTAGAAACCCATGCCCAATCCTTTCATTCCTTGGAGCTTGGAATTTTGTGGATTGTGGCACCTGTGATTGCATTCCAAGTGTATGCAGATTTTTTTGGTTATTCCCTTTGTGCAATGGGTCTTGCTGAGATGATGGGCTTTCAGCTTATGAACAATTTTAAAAGGCCATTCTTTTCTTCGAATCCATCAGAGTTTTGGTCCAAATGGCATATTTCTTTATCTACTTGGTTACGTGATTATGTTTATATTAAGTTAGGTGGGAATCGGCATGGTTTCCTTCGTGAAAATTTGAACTTAATGATTGTTTGGTTTCTTGCGGGTATTTGGCATGGAGCCGGATATGGTTTTTTAATTTGGGGAGTATACCTAGGTCTTTGTTTAGTTTTTTATCGCTCTTTAAAACATTACGGGTTTGTAAAGGAAACAAGTCATATCCAATCTATCCTTGGGATATTTTTTACCTTTTATAGTTTTTCATTAGGACTATTATTATTTCGTATTCAATCGCCAAAGGAAACCAAGTTGATTTTGGAAAATTTAACTCATTTCCCGAAAATTTCTTCCATTCCACTAATGATTCTAATGACAATCTTGCCGTTGTTAGTATTCGATTTATGGCAAGAGTGGAAAAAAACGGACCGACCCGACTTTTTTATTTCATCGAAACCCTTTTCCTTTTTGGTTGTGTTTTTTTTCTTATTTCTTTGGTTTTCTTTATTTTCTCCCTTTGGGAAACAGGATTTTTTTTATTTCCAGTTTTAG
- a CDS encoding AI-2E family transporter yields the protein MNPKEFNISSLILRTAFFGLIALTVLIGVVGVKFLAIPLLISGIHFYIFHGIVDYFESRGIHRAITIIIIFSILIFAAYWFLAFYLPNLFEKTQPIVSEWSAKMDDPNFQLFDFNKLPVLSKNPELWKKIINPEEVAKMATSNLESFLREMIVMIPTFISWMIIIPIISFFLLLDANLIYKTMISFIPNRFFEMFLMVFYRMNQQITSYLKSLVIQCGIMAIVASVGFYIVGVKFFILFGVFLGVANSIPYLGPLIGAVPPILFSILFPEMSPSIGSIASVVVVAQLVDNAIVQPVVIANAVSLHPLAILIGIAVGGNFFGIFGMLLAIPVLSILKVTIGILYHALKEHQII from the coding sequence ATGAATCCAAAAGAATTCAATATTTCATCCTTAATATTAAGAACTGCATTTTTTGGACTCATTGCACTTACCGTTTTGATTGGAGTTGTAGGAGTAAAATTCTTAGCAATTCCACTCTTAATTTCAGGGATCCATTTTTATATCTTCCACGGAATCGTTGACTATTTTGAATCAAGAGGAATCCATCGAGCCATTACAATTATCATTATCTTTTCTATTTTGATCTTTGCTGCTTATTGGTTTTTGGCTTTTTATTTACCAAACCTTTTTGAAAAGACACAACCCATCGTATCTGAATGGTCAGCCAAAATGGATGATCCCAATTTTCAATTATTTGATTTTAATAAACTACCTGTTCTCTCCAAAAACCCAGAACTCTGGAAAAAAATTATAAATCCAGAAGAAGTGGCAAAGATGGCAACAAGTAATTTAGAATCGTTTTTAAGAGAAATGATTGTGATGATCCCCACTTTTATAAGTTGGATGATAATTATACCTATCATTAGTTTCTTTTTGCTTTTGGATGCGAATTTGATTTATAAAACAATGATAAGTTTTATACCAAATCGTTTTTTTGAAATGTTTCTAATGGTTTTTTATCGAATGAACCAACAGATTACTAGTTACTTAAAAAGTTTAGTCATCCAATGCGGAATAATGGCGATCGTTGCTTCGGTTGGTTTTTATATCGTGGGAGTTAAGTTTTTTATTCTATTTGGTGTCTTTTTGGGTGTTGCCAATTCCATTCCTTATTTGGGACCTCTAATCGGAGCGGTTCCACCCATTTTATTTTCCATTCTTTTCCCTGAGATGTCTCCATCGATTGGATCGATTGCCTCTGTTGTGGTGGTAGCTCAACTAGTCGATAATGCCATCGTACAACCGGTAGTGATTGCCAATGCGGTTTCTCTCCATCCACTTGCGATTCTCATTGGAATTGCCGTCGGGGGAAACTTTTTTGGGATCTTTGGAATGTTACTCGCAATCCCAGTTTTGTCCATTCTCAAAGTAACAATAGGAATTCTTTACCATGCACTCAAAGAACACCAAATCATTTAA
- the ung gene encoding uracil-DNA glycosylase produces the protein MKDVQIESGWKEVLRDEFEKPYFSNLREWVREQYKTSTVYPPAKLIFNAFDSCPFEQVKVVILGQDPYHGPGQAHGLCFSVNEGVPFPPSLQNIFKEIADDLQKPIPKSGNLTHWANQGVLLLNATLTVQKDKAGSHQNKGWEEFTDAAIKILAEKKSNLVFLLWGSFAQKKEVLIPPNKHLVLKSAHPSPLSAYRGFLGNKHFSKTNEYLLTQGKKPIDW, from the coding sequence TTGAAAGACGTCCAAATTGAATCAGGATGGAAAGAAGTCCTGAGAGATGAATTTGAAAAACCTTATTTTTCTAACTTACGCGAATGGGTAAGAGAACAATACAAAACCTCTACCGTATATCCTCCGGCAAAACTAATCTTCAATGCATTTGATTCTTGTCCTTTTGAACAAGTGAAAGTAGTGATTCTTGGGCAAGATCCCTACCACGGCCCAGGGCAAGCACATGGTCTTTGTTTTTCCGTAAACGAAGGAGTTCCCTTCCCACCATCCTTACAAAATATCTTTAAAGAAATTGCAGACGATTTACAAAAACCTATTCCAAAATCAGGAAACTTAACGCATTGGGCAAACCAAGGTGTCCTTCTTCTCAATGCCACTCTGACTGTACAAAAAGACAAAGCCGGATCTCACCAAAACAAAGGTTGGGAAGAATTTACAGACGCTGCGATCAAAATCCTGGCAGAAAAAAAATCGAATCTTGTATTTTTGTTATGGGGATCTTTTGCTCAGAAAAAAGAAGTTTTAATCCCACCAAACAAACATTTGGTTTTAAAATCGGCGCACCCCTCCCCACTTTCCGCCTATAGAGGATTTTTAGGAAATAAACATTTTTCCAAAACAAACGAATACTTACTAACACAAGGGAAGAAACCCATTGACTGGTAA
- the bioA gene encoding adenosylmethionine--8-amino-7-oxononanoate transaminase yields MKFNPLQTHTWVPLTIQEEGESLIDIVKAEGEFVFDSEGNQWIDAIASWWTMIFGHRHPKLVSALKTQIDELDHVMLAGHIHPAAENLSKSLLELTHLDFHKVFYSDNGSNAIEIALKLSIQFYRNHPDFNPRSEFLVFSNSYHGDSIGAMNVSGKNYFNRIFSELRFPTKEFPAPNCMNCPWGKNVSSCSTECLNDLELSIKQQEYVGIVIEPLVFGANGMLFYDKKVLIKLRELATQTNTLLIFDEVFTGMGRLGEFFAYQVAGVKPDLLVMAKGLTGGMLPLGATLVSEFIYQQFLSKDPYHAFFHAHTMTGNPLACSVGYASVKLLQEDGMDLVKKLESSLQRRIETFQKKLGKRIQNVRVFGGIFAFEYKETIAEDEYLNPIGKKIREKMREFRVLLRPLGRTIYITPPYTISEKSLDQIFLAMEETLLSFVDSD; encoded by the coding sequence ATGAAATTTAATCCTCTCCAAACTCATACATGGGTTCCCTTAACCATTCAAGAAGAAGGGGAATCTTTAATCGATATTGTAAAAGCCGAAGGGGAATTTGTTTTCGATTCCGAAGGGAACCAGTGGATTGATGCCATAGCCAGTTGGTGGACAATGATATTTGGTCATCGTCATCCTAAGTTAGTATCCGCACTTAAAACACAAATCGATGAACTAGATCATGTGATGCTTGCAGGTCATATCCATCCTGCGGCAGAAAATTTATCCAAATCTTTATTGGAACTTACTCATCTTGATTTCCATAAAGTATTCTATTCGGATAACGGATCGAATGCAATCGAAATTGCATTGAAACTCTCAATCCAATTTTATAGAAACCACCCAGACTTCAATCCAAGATCAGAGTTTCTCGTGTTTTCCAATTCCTATCACGGCGATAGTATTGGAGCCATGAATGTTTCAGGAAAAAATTATTTTAATCGAATTTTTTCTGAACTTAGATTTCCCACAAAAGAATTTCCTGCTCCCAATTGTATGAATTGCCCTTGGGGAAAAAATGTAAGTAGTTGTTCTACAGAATGTTTAAACGATTTAGAACTGAGTATCAAACAACAAGAATATGTGGGAATTGTCATTGAACCCTTGGTGTTTGGTGCCAATGGGATGTTATTTTATGATAAAAAAGTATTAATTAAACTTAGGGAACTTGCGACACAAACCAATACTCTTCTAATTTTTGATGAAGTATTTACAGGAATGGGAAGGTTAGGTGAGTTTTTTGCTTACCAAGTGGCAGGGGTGAAACCAGATCTTCTCGTGATGGCAAAAGGACTAACCGGGGGAATGTTACCCCTCGGTGCCACCTTAGTTTCTGAATTCATTTATCAACAATTTTTATCTAAAGATCCTTATCATGCATTCTTTCATGCACATACGATGACAGGAAACCCTTTGGCATGTAGCGTGGGTTATGCGTCAGTCAAACTTTTGCAGGAAGACGGTATGGATCTTGTCAAAAAACTCGAAAGTTCTTTGCAAAGACGAATAGAAACATTCCAGAAAAAATTAGGAAAACGAATCCAGAATGTCCGTGTGTTTGGTGGAATCTTTGCTTTTGAATACAAAGAAACTATTGCAGAAGATGAGTATTTGAATCCTATCGGGAAAAAAATCCGGGAAAAAATGAGAGAGTTTCGCGTTCTTTTGCGCCCACTGGGAAGAACGATTTATATCACACCACCATATACTATTTCCGAGAAATCCCTCGATCAAATTTTTTTGGCAATGGAAGAGACCCTTCTTAGTTTTGTAGATTCAGATTGA
- a CDS encoding DUF5808 domain-containing protein, which yields MSYGEDKNFWGIPYGTEISAEAFVKDIWDPSTEEILTPKQFFGLGWGINLHALGRRVGVIK from the coding sequence ATGTCATACGGTGAAGATAAAAATTTTTGGGGAATCCCATACGGAACAGAAATTTCAGCAGAAGCATTTGTGAAAGATATCTGGGATCCTAGTACAGAAGAAATCCTAACACCAAAACAATTTTTTGGACTCGGTTGGGGAATCAACCTACATGCCTTGGGCCGAAGAGTGGGTGTGATCAAATAA
- a CDS encoding DMT family transporter, with product MTGNEKKGYFFVFLTGVFFAFEVIGFKEIFRKYQLEPEIAAFFGVGFSFLVVTPYFLISKRRRFKVTTTIKRDGFILTLGTISNAIGIVLYYFALKQTDLGPAAILIKTTVLYNVLLGVFFLGERLRKTEVFGIAIAILGIYMISTLEGQINFLSTFCILLSAFLFAIQSYMIKKYIPEILGLEYAYLRLFLLSLFFLVYSLYIGSFHVPEISIIVTLGLFSLLGYFLGRAFYFEAHNYLPISKLNATLLIEPIFLMFVGILFMKEPFDEQKLAGAGIILTGLYLIVFHKRKGKP from the coding sequence TTGACTGGTAACGAAAAAAAAGGATATTTCTTTGTATTTCTGACAGGGGTATTCTTTGCCTTTGAGGTAATTGGTTTTAAAGAGATATTTAGGAAATACCAATTAGAACCAGAAATTGCCGCTTTTTTTGGAGTTGGGTTTTCTTTTTTGGTAGTGACTCCCTATTTTTTAATTTCCAAAAGAAGAAGATTCAAAGTAACCACAACGATTAAACGAGATGGTTTTATTCTAACTTTAGGAACTATTTCCAATGCCATTGGAATCGTTTTATACTACTTTGCTCTTAAACAAACCGATTTAGGTCCCGCTGCCATCCTTATCAAAACAACTGTTCTTTACAATGTATTACTTGGAGTTTTTTTCTTAGGAGAAAGATTACGTAAAACAGAAGTGTTTGGAATCGCAATTGCCATTTTGGGAATTTATATGATTTCAACTTTGGAAGGACAAATTAATTTTTTATCTACTTTCTGTATTTTACTCAGTGCCTTTCTTTTCGCAATCCAAAGTTATATGATTAAAAAATATATTCCTGAAATTTTGGGTTTAGAATATGCTTACTTAAGACTATTTCTTTTGAGTCTGTTTTTCTTAGTTTATTCACTATACATTGGGAGTTTTCATGTTCCTGAAATTTCTATTATAGTGACTCTTGGTTTATTTTCACTTCTCGGTTATTTTTTAGGTAGAGCTTTTTATTTTGAGGCGCATAATTATTTACCTATAAGTAAACTTAATGCAACTTTACTCATTGAACCCATCTTCTTAATGTTTGTTGGTATATTATTCATGAAAGAACCATTTGACGAACAAAAATTAGCTGGTGCTGGTATCATTCTAACGGGATTGTATTTGATCGTATTTCACAAACGAAAGGGGAAACCATGA
- a CDS encoding DMT family transporter yields MSRIFTPELFLVIAAILWGGTFVVIKLALDSVPPFLFLAVRFWLAGIVTLLLYRKTLFSKANRRWDYIFPAFLVACSALLGYAFQTIGLVYTTATQSGFMTGAYVVFVPLLQIAIERRLPSLRTWIAVLIVVVGLFLISQNGKSYEEIINSSGFGMGDGLTLIGAFFFAIYIILIDIFSKKIPAQILVSFEILLIAIVSTTLFPVESMFLNQTISIQFDLKFWVGIIYTSIFATIFTTQIQTKYQKAVPPARAGLLYSLEPVFSFFLAYLVLGERLETVGAIGSGLTLFGIVFSELGKWNQREE; encoded by the coding sequence ATGTCCAGGATCTTCACTCCAGAACTCTTTTTGGTGATTGCCGCCATTCTTTGGGGTGGAACCTTTGTGGTCATCAAACTTGCGCTGGATTCGGTGCCTCCCTTCCTATTTTTGGCCGTTCGGTTTTGGCTCGCAGGGATTGTCACTTTACTCCTCTATAGAAAAACTTTGTTTTCAAAAGCCAATCGAAGGTGGGATTATATTTTCCCTGCCTTTTTGGTCGCTTGTTCCGCCCTTTTGGGTTATGCTTTTCAAACCATTGGCCTTGTTTATACGACTGCCACGCAGTCTGGTTTTATGACCGGTGCTTATGTTGTCTTTGTACCCTTATTACAAATTGCCATAGAACGTCGGCTTCCCTCACTACGAACTTGGATCGCAGTTTTGATTGTCGTGGTTGGATTATTTTTGATTTCTCAAAATGGAAAATCGTATGAAGAAATTATAAACTCTAGTGGCTTCGGAATGGGAGATGGACTCACTCTGATCGGCGCATTTTTCTTTGCGATTTACATTATACTCATTGATATATTTAGTAAAAAAATTCCTGCCCAAATCTTAGTGTCCTTTGAGATTCTTTTGATTGCGATTGTATCCACTACTTTGTTTCCAGTGGAATCTATGTTTTTGAATCAAACCATTTCCATACAATTTGATTTAAAATTTTGGGTCGGAATCATTTATACTTCTATTTTCGCTACGATTTTTACAACACAAATCCAAACAAAATACCAAAAGGCAGTTCCTCCGGCAAGAGCAGGGTTACTCTATAGTTTGGAACCGGTGTTTTCTTTTTTTCTCGCCTATTTAGTGTTAGGAGAAAGGTTGGAGACAGTTGGTGCTATTGGTTCCGGCCTTACCCTTTTTGGAATTGTATTTTCTGAATTAGGTAAGTGGAATCAAAGAGAAGAATAA
- the bioD gene encoding dethiobiotin synthase produces MGQAFYVAGTGTDVGKTFFSCLFMAKYAETYGFRYWKPIQTGALGTGDTELVQKTTSLPDSYFLKPVYEFQTPASPHYASKQEGKILDPKFLLAALAKQRKTNTLVEGAGGVFVPWTDDYLTIRGIGESNLPVVVIGSTELGTINHTLLTLDALTSRFVAVLGFYLVGPENSLQTDNAETIQRLGGAPCLGVTNFPEQKLSPAEFISYANQEFDTNRNVIDTLLNPDDEI; encoded by the coding sequence ATGGGCCAAGCTTTTTACGTTGCAGGGACAGGGACCGATGTAGGAAAAACTTTTTTCTCCTGCCTCTTTATGGCCAAATACGCAGAAACGTATGGGTTCCGTTATTGGAAACCCATCCAAACTGGGGCTCTGGGCACTGGTGATACAGAACTTGTGCAGAAAACCACCAGTCTACCGGATTCCTATTTTCTAAAACCAGTGTATGAATTTCAAACTCCTGCCAGTCCACATTATGCCTCCAAACAAGAAGGAAAAATTTTAGATCCCAAGTTCCTTCTCGCGGCACTTGCCAAACAAAGAAAAACCAATACCCTTGTCGAAGGGGCAGGTGGCGTTTTTGTTCCTTGGACCGATGACTACTTAACCATCAGAGGAATTGGAGAAAGTAACCTTCCCGTTGTGGTGATAGGATCCACTGAACTTGGTACTATCAATCATACCTTACTCACTTTGGATGCGCTTACCAGTCGCTTTGTGGCGGTTTTAGGATTTTATTTAGTGGGCCCAGAAAATTCCTTACAAACCGACAACGCTGAAACCATACAAAGATTAGGTGGTGCACCTTGTTTAGGTGTTACCAATTTTCCGGAACAAAAGTTATCACCGGCAGAATTTATTTCTTATGCAAACCAAGAGTTTGACACCAATCGAAATGTCATTGATACCTTACTCAATCCAGACGATGAAATTTAA
- a CDS encoding 4a-hydroxytetrahydrobiopterin dehydratase, whose amino-acid sequence MREKPTSLSNEEIENLLTLQKDWKLDSKEGIPILKFEKEFHNFTEAFSFITKVALVSESINHHAEIWNVYNKLRLQLFTHETNSLTTRDKDFITRLMD is encoded by the coding sequence ATGAGAGAGAAACCTACTAGTCTATCCAATGAAGAAATTGAGAATCTCTTAACTCTCCAAAAAGATTGGAAATTGGACTCAAAAGAAGGAATCCCTATTTTAAAATTTGAAAAAGAATTCCATAATTTTACAGAAGCCTTTTCATTTATCACAAAAGTAGCGTTAGTTTCTGAATCCATAAATCATCATGCAGAGATTTGGAATGTATACAACAAACTACGATTGCAACTATTCACTCATGAAACTAATTCTTTAACCACTAGAGATAAAGATTTCATTACAAGGCTGATGGACTAA